The following coding sequences lie in one Kamptonema formosum PCC 6407 genomic window:
- a CDS encoding aspartate aminotransferase, whose translation MTLDWISPADRLQALPPYVFARLDELKARAREQGLDLIDLGMGNPDGATPQPVVEAAIAAVQNSANHGYPPFEGTASFRKTITNWYRRRYNVELDPNSEALPLLGSKEGLTHLAITYINPGDLVLVPSPAYPAHFRGPAIAGGKIHSIILKPENDWVIDLADIPDTVAEQAKVLYFNYPSNPTGATAPREFFKDIVAFAHKFQILLVHDLCYAELAFDGYEPTSLLEIPGGKDIGVEFHTLSKTYNMAGWRVGFVVGNSRIIQGLRTLKTNLDYGIFTAVQTAAETALQLPDRYLTEVQERYRTRRDFLINGLAELGWNVPKPLATMYLWVPCPPGISSTDFALNVLQQTGVVVTPGNAFGSGGEGYVRISLIADCDRLGEALRRLKQANIHF comes from the coding sequence ATGACATTAGACTGGATTAGCCCCGCCGACAGATTACAAGCATTACCGCCCTACGTATTTGCCCGCCTCGACGAACTCAAAGCCCGCGCGCGCGAACAAGGACTAGACTTAATCGACTTAGGAATGGGGAACCCAGACGGCGCAACGCCCCAGCCCGTAGTAGAAGCTGCGATCGCAGCAGTTCAAAACTCAGCAAATCACGGCTATCCCCCCTTTGAAGGAACCGCCAGCTTCCGCAAAACCATTACCAACTGGTATCGCCGCCGCTACAACGTCGAACTCGATCCTAATAGCGAAGCCTTGCCATTATTAGGTTCAAAAGAAGGCTTAACTCACCTCGCGATCACCTACATCAACCCCGGCGACTTAGTATTAGTACCATCCCCCGCCTATCCCGCCCACTTTCGCGGCCCTGCGATCGCTGGCGGCAAAATTCACAGCATAATATTAAAGCCCGAAAACGACTGGGTAATCGACTTAGCCGATATTCCGGACACAGTAGCCGAACAAGCCAAAGTCCTCTATTTCAACTATCCCAGCAACCCCACAGGCGCAACCGCCCCCCGCGAATTTTTCAAAGATATAGTCGCCTTTGCCCACAAATTTCAAATCTTGCTAGTCCACGATCTCTGCTATGCGGAACTGGCCTTTGATGGCTATGAACCCACAAGTTTGCTAGAAATTCCTGGCGGTAAAGACATCGGCGTAGAGTTCCACACTCTATCTAAAACTTACAATATGGCCGGTTGGCGCGTCGGGTTTGTAGTTGGAAATAGCCGGATTATTCAAGGTTTACGGACATTAAAAACTAACCTCGATTATGGCATATTTACCGCAGTCCAAACCGCAGCAGAAACCGCATTACAATTGCCAGATCGATATTTGACCGAAGTACAGGAACGTTATCGCACTCGCCGAGATTTCCTAATTAATGGATTAGCAGAATTAGGGTGGAATGTACCGAAGCCTTTGGCGACAATGTATCTCTGGGTTCCCTGTCCCCCCGGAATTAGTTCCACTGATTTTGCCCTAAATGTTTTGCAGCAAACTGGAGTAGTCGTCACCCCAGGGAATGCCTTTGGGAGTGGGGGTGAGGGTTATGTAAGGATTAGCTTGATTGCAGATTGCGATCGCTTGGGAGAAGCATTGCGGCGGTTGAAGCAAGCAAACATTCATTTCTGA
- a CDS encoding potassium channel family protein, giving the protein MKVSSKNPQKILRFLQNENLDLLIIFIALFIIVSGLGLSWAEPHLSFIDAVWWSIVTLATVGYGDIAPTTLVGRLIAVVNMFIGIGLLATFSATMATILIGRKMKDYLGMGERNLENHTILCGWNYRARVILNELSIDTQNQGKSMVLIADIERKPLDEIDFFFIKGQVCDETLHRANLVKAKTVIILGDDSLEDTARDAKAILSTLTVESINPDAYTIVELVDQAYVKTCKRANADEIIVSSDLSSMLISQAALNHGITKVIYEILRSEDGNQLYKVPVPKSKIGLAFIDVLIYMKQTYQSIVLAVQKGIEGEVISNPPANYKLENDDYLILMATEKPRSS; this is encoded by the coding sequence TTGAAAGTTTCGAGCAAAAATCCGCAAAAAATCCTGCGTTTTTTGCAGAATGAAAATCTGGATCTGCTAATCATATTTATTGCTCTCTTCATTATAGTTAGTGGGTTAGGTTTATCCTGGGCAGAACCACATTTATCCTTCATTGATGCTGTATGGTGGAGCATCGTTACATTAGCCACTGTTGGCTATGGTGACATAGCCCCTACAACACTTGTTGGTCGGCTAATAGCTGTCGTTAATATGTTTATTGGCATCGGTCTACTAGCCACATTCAGTGCGACAATGGCAACTATTTTAATAGGGAGAAAAATGAAAGACTATCTAGGTATGGGAGAGCGCAACCTTGAAAATCATACTATTTTGTGCGGATGGAATTATCGAGCGCGAGTAATTTTGAATGAATTGAGTATTGATACTCAAAATCAAGGAAAGTCAATGGTTTTAATTGCTGATATAGAAAGGAAGCCGCTAGATGAAATCGATTTTTTCTTTATCAAAGGTCAAGTGTGTGATGAAACCTTACATCGTGCCAACTTAGTTAAAGCTAAAACAGTGATAATTTTAGGTGACGATAGTTTAGAAGATACAGCTCGCGATGCTAAAGCTATTCTATCTACGCTGACTGTAGAGAGCATTAATCCCGATGCTTATACAATTGTAGAATTAGTAGATCAAGCCTACGTCAAGACTTGTAAAAGAGCTAACGCTGATGAAATCATCGTTAGTAGCGATTTAAGCAGTATGCTGATTTCTCAAGCAGCGCTAAATCATGGCATTACTAAAGTCATCTACGAGATATTGCGCTCGGAAGATGGCAATCAATTATATAAAGTTCCCGTTCCTAAATCTAAGATTGGACTAGCATTTATAGATGTATTGATATATATGAAACAAACTTATCAAAGTATTGTTTTGGCTGTGCAAAAAGGCATAGAAGGAGAAGTTATTTCTAATCCTCCAGCAAATTATAAGTTAGAAAATGATGACTATTTAATTCTCATGGCCACTGAAAAACCCCGTAGCAGTTAA
- the dapF gene encoding diaminopimelate epimerase, with the protein MAIEFTKYHGLGNDFILIDNRHQSEPILTLQQAEELCDRHFGIGGDGVIFALPGQNGTDYTMRIYNSDGSEAEMCGNGIRCLAKFIADLEGVNAKTQYRIDTLAGVMTPELLADGQVKVDMGIPRLLAAEIPTTLESPDRKVVELPLEVAGQSWLVTCVSMGNPHCITFVEDVSAIALETIGPLFEHHAVFPQRTNTEFIQIIRRDYVKMRVWERGAGVTLACGTGACASVVAGVLAGKCDRIAAVELPGGILQIEWSQVDQRLYMTGPAVQVFAGKI; encoded by the coding sequence ATGGCAATTGAGTTTACTAAGTATCACGGACTAGGTAATGATTTTATTCTGATTGACAATCGTCATCAGTCAGAACCAATTTTAACCCTACAGCAAGCAGAGGAGTTGTGCGATCGCCACTTTGGGATTGGTGGAGATGGCGTAATCTTTGCTCTTCCAGGGCAAAATGGTACGGACTATACTATGCGGATTTACAACTCCGATGGTTCGGAAGCGGAAATGTGCGGTAATGGTATTCGCTGTTTAGCTAAGTTTATCGCTGATTTAGAAGGTGTCAATGCTAAAACTCAGTATCGTATTGATACTCTTGCTGGTGTTATGACCCCAGAATTGCTAGCTGATGGTCAGGTAAAAGTTGATATGGGAATACCCCGACTTTTAGCTGCGGAAATTCCCACAACTTTAGAATCTCCCGATCGAAAAGTTGTAGAGTTACCCCTAGAAGTAGCAGGACAGTCTTGGTTAGTTACCTGCGTTAGTATGGGAAATCCACACTGTATTACCTTTGTAGAGGACGTTTCAGCTATTGCTTTAGAAACTATTGGGCCGCTATTTGAACATCACGCGGTTTTCCCCCAGCGGACAAATACAGAATTTATCCAAATTATACGTCGAGACTACGTGAAAATGCGGGTGTGGGAAAGAGGCGCTGGTGTTACGCTTGCTTGTGGGACTGGTGCTTGTGCTTCTGTGGTAGCTGGAGTGTTAGCTGGAAAGTGCGATCGCATAGCTGCGGTTGAACTCCCTGGCGGTATTTTGCAAATTGAATGGTCGCAGGTCGATCAAAGGCTGTATATGACTGGGCCAGCAGTACAAGTATTTGCGGGCAAAATTTAG
- a CDS encoding Hfq-related RNA-binding protein, translated as MLRTWQLRSSLTRDRGRLYRACKSSSNILTADSTPYSLPITYYLFTIMSEFETGLPSIRQVQTYIKDKQEVELKLVTNDLLAGKIFWQDPHCICLLDEENTQTTIWRQAIVYLKPKS; from the coding sequence TTGCTTCGTACCTGGCAATTGCGATCGAGCTTGACTCGCGATCGCGGAAGATTGTACAGAGCGTGTAAGTCCTCTTCCAATATCTTGACCGCTGACTCAACTCCTTACTCATTACCCATTACCTATTACCTATTCACGATTATGTCTGAATTCGAGACGGGATTGCCCAGCATTCGCCAAGTTCAAACCTACATCAAAGACAAACAAGAAGTAGAACTCAAACTCGTCACTAATGACCTTTTAGCTGGAAAAATTTTCTGGCAAGACCCCCATTGCATTTGCCTGCTAGACGAAGAAAACACGCAGACTACGATCTGGCGACAAGCCATTGTCTATCTCAAACCCAAAAGCTGA
- a CDS encoding M23 family metallopeptidase encodes MMMIERVNTWNQPLTSPVTAIRLVTGKIAAVVSGVAVASAIALATPVQALQVLVKPPNPQLGDTLSVVIQADSSQEASPTVSVKQKTYQAFPMGNGRWRALLPTTPLDSAGPVQIQVTSGGESKNLTVRVRDRSFPTQSIWLPPGKDSEGTDREFDRVDAFKELVTPQKFWNGPFLRPNGGEITTIYGVRRYYNGVFAKDYYHRGVDYAGAYGSPIVAAAAGRVALVGRESEGFLIHGNVIGIDHGQGVATIYLHLSRINVKEGDVVKAGQVIGALGATGAATGPHLHWGLYVNGASVDPVPWRYEAIE; translated from the coding sequence ATGATGATGATCGAACGAGTGAATACCTGGAATCAGCCGCTTACTTCCCCCGTAACTGCAATCAGATTGGTGACCGGGAAAATTGCGGCGGTAGTAAGTGGAGTAGCAGTTGCCAGCGCGATCGCTTTGGCGACACCAGTACAAGCTTTGCAAGTGCTAGTAAAACCACCGAACCCGCAACTGGGTGATACCCTGTCGGTAGTTATCCAGGCAGATTCTAGCCAAGAAGCAAGTCCGACAGTTTCTGTTAAACAGAAGACTTACCAAGCATTTCCAATGGGGAACGGTAGATGGCGGGCGCTGCTACCTACGACCCCTTTAGATAGTGCTGGCCCAGTGCAAATCCAAGTTACCAGTGGTGGCGAGAGCAAAAATTTAACTGTACGGGTGCGCGATCGCTCTTTTCCCACTCAGTCGATTTGGCTTCCTCCCGGTAAAGATAGCGAAGGTACTGACCGCGAATTTGACCGGGTGGACGCATTTAAGGAACTCGTAACACCGCAGAAGTTCTGGAACGGGCCATTCCTAAGACCGAACGGCGGAGAAATTACTACCATTTATGGGGTAAGACGGTACTACAATGGAGTCTTTGCCAAAGATTATTACCATCGGGGTGTAGACTATGCTGGTGCTTACGGTTCTCCGATAGTAGCTGCGGCTGCTGGTCGCGTCGCTCTAGTGGGGCGTGAATCTGAAGGATTTCTGATTCACGGTAATGTCATCGGCATCGATCACGGTCAAGGGGTGGCGACTATCTATCTACACTTAAGTCGGATTAATGTCAAAGAGGGGGATGTTGTCAAAGCTGGTCAAGTAATTGGCGCTTTGGGGGCAACAGGAGCAGCTACGGGCCCTCACCTACATTGGGGGCTTTATGTAAATGGAGCCTCGGTCGATCCTGTTCCTTGGCGATATGAGGCGATTGAGTAA
- a CDS encoding late competence development ComFB family protein, producing the protein MSIEKIVEQALQDGYLTPSMEAEVGRICNTASELSIEEYMALDRLMGALLTGEVVVLPRKQFINVMEELVLSEAIARVAEIEAASEVTLDVGDIAAYALNRLPPLYATTEEGAHFQRAKAKEQLQDLIAGQVNEAIARNLDRPDTPNPTALGKSSGNEVLSQLTTWLQANATNFDPQPL; encoded by the coding sequence ATGAGTATTGAAAAAATTGTCGAACAAGCTTTGCAAGACGGTTATTTAACGCCGTCGATGGAAGCAGAAGTGGGGCGGATCTGCAACACGGCCTCGGAACTTTCGATTGAAGAATATATGGCTCTCGATCGCCTGATGGGAGCTTTATTAACTGGGGAAGTTGTAGTTTTACCCCGCAAGCAGTTCATAAATGTGATGGAGGAATTGGTGCTTAGCGAGGCGATCGCGCGGGTAGCAGAAATTGAGGCGGCTAGCGAGGTGACTCTAGACGTAGGAGATATCGCTGCTTATGCCTTAAATAGGCTTCCTCCCCTTTATGCTACTACGGAGGAGGGCGCGCATTTCCAGCGGGCGAAGGCAAAAGAGCAACTTCAGGATTTGATTGCTGGTCAAGTTAACGAAGCGATCGCCCGTAACTTAGATCGACCAGACACTCCCAACCCAACAGCCTTGGGTAAATCTTCTGGAAACGAAGTCCTCTCCCAGCTAACTACGTGGCTACAAGCTAATGCCACCAATTTCGATCCTCAGCCTTTATAA
- the psb29 gene encoding photosystem II biogenesis protein Psp29 — protein sequence MNNNSTVSDTKRSFYTIHTRPINSIYRRVVEELMVEMHLLSVNVDFRYNPIYALGVVTAFERFMQGYLPEQDKVSIFNGLCQALGDDPQRYQQDARRLEGLASRVSILDLLSWLEGSTSFEDTGDLQASITAIATNSKFKYSRLFAIGLFALLEIVDPDLVKDPEARVQAIAKVCAALHLPEEKVTKDLDLYRSNLEKIAQARIVLADVLQADRKKREKRAEKAVVSPPNGSEEASN from the coding sequence GTGAATAACAACAGCACTGTCTCAGATACAAAGCGAAGTTTCTACACGATTCATACTCGCCCTATTAACTCTATCTATCGTCGTGTAGTGGAAGAGTTAATGGTAGAAATGCACTTACTTTCGGTGAACGTCGATTTTCGCTACAACCCAATCTACGCCTTGGGGGTGGTGACAGCTTTTGAGCGCTTCATGCAAGGGTATTTGCCAGAACAGGATAAGGTTTCGATTTTTAATGGGCTTTGTCAGGCTTTGGGCGACGATCCCCAGCGATATCAGCAGGATGCGAGACGTTTGGAAGGTTTGGCTTCTCGCGTTTCTATTTTGGACTTGCTATCGTGGCTGGAGGGATCGACCAGCTTTGAAGATACTGGTGATTTGCAAGCCTCAATCACTGCGATCGCGACTAACTCCAAATTTAAATACAGCCGCTTATTTGCCATCGGTTTGTTTGCGCTGCTGGAAATAGTAGACCCTGACTTAGTAAAAGATCCAGAGGCGCGAGTTCAGGCGATCGCTAAAGTTTGTGCAGCATTGCACTTACCAGAGGAAAAAGTCACTAAAGATTTAGACCTATACCGCAGCAATCTGGAAAAAATAGCACAGGCGCGAATTGTCCTTGCAGATGTCCTGCAAGCAGATCGCAAGAAACGCGAAAAACGCGCAGAAAAAGCGGTTGTTAGCCCTCCGAACGGTTCAGAGGAAGCTAGCAATTAG
- a CDS encoding chromophore lyase CpcT/CpeT, with amino-acid sequence MTLSAELTALARYMAGEFDNRTQAIADPVWYVHLRLWQRPFPISLFSEPSITLYVEQANILKPDKPYRPRIVQLRHSQSAPELIEVQYYMLKDIAALQGAGQNPNLLKQLTPEQVELLPGCTLTVTRQDLTSNRYRFRASLPPETQCCFTYGGQTYQIDLGFEASAEEFLSYDKGIDPKTGKSIWGALMGPFRFVKSQDFASEVIG; translated from the coding sequence ATGACACTTTCTGCTGAATTAACCGCTTTAGCTCGCTATATGGCAGGGGAATTCGACAATCGCACGCAAGCGATCGCCGATCCAGTTTGGTACGTCCACCTCCGCCTGTGGCAGCGACCATTCCCTATTTCCCTATTTTCTGAACCCAGCATCACCCTCTATGTCGAACAAGCCAACATTCTCAAACCAGACAAACCCTATCGACCTCGGATTGTACAACTGCGGCATTCACAGAGCGCACCAGAGCTTATAGAAGTTCAGTATTATATGCTCAAGGATATAGCAGCCTTGCAGGGAGCAGGTCAGAATCCTAATTTACTGAAGCAGCTAACACCAGAGCAAGTAGAACTCCTCCCCGGCTGCACTCTCACAGTTACTCGGCAAGATTTAACTTCAAACCGTTATCGGTTTCGCGCGTCCTTACCCCCTGAAACCCAGTGCTGCTTTACCTATGGCGGTCAAACTTATCAAATAGACCTCGGATTTGAGGCCTCGGCCGAAGAATTTCTTAGCTATGACAAAGGAATTGACCCTAAAACAGGCAAATCCATCTGGGGAGCTTTAATGGGCCCCTTCAGATTCGTTAAAAGCCAAGATTTTGCCTCAGAAGTAATCGGTTAA
- a CDS encoding STAS domain-containing protein produces MIHIDQKTHTLQDGTTVIVLAPTGRLDITTAWQFRLKLQECISKLSRHVVVNLGQVNFIDSSGLTSLVAGMRDADKVKGSFRICNVHPEAKLVFEVTMMDSVFEIFETEEEALEGVPRAS; encoded by the coding sequence GTGATTCACATCGATCAAAAAACCCATACGCTTCAGGACGGTACAACAGTTATCGTCTTGGCACCGACTGGACGCTTGGACATCACAACCGCATGGCAATTCCGCCTCAAGTTGCAGGAATGTATTTCCAAACTTAGTCGTCATGTTGTTGTGAATCTAGGTCAGGTTAACTTTATCGATAGCTCTGGCCTAACTTCACTGGTGGCTGGAATGCGCGATGCCGATAAAGTTAAGGGGAGTTTTCGGATTTGCAACGTTCATCCAGAAGCCAAACTGGTGTTTGAAGTCACCATGATGGATTCTGTGTTTGAAATTTTTGAAACGGAAGAAGAAGCTCTAGAAGGCGTACCCCGCGCAAGTTAG
- the hemF gene encoding oxygen-dependent coproporphyrinogen oxidase, translating into MTVSTTSKTPTSAPLLPADSKSRVSQFMQGIQDEICQGLEALDGIGKFKEESWERPEGGGGRSRVMTQGDVFEQGGVNFSEVWGETLPPSILHQYPELAGKGFYATGTSMVLHPRNPYIPTVHLNYRYFEAGHVWWFGGGADLTPYYPFAEDAAHFHQTLKAACDRHHPEYYPTFKLWCDEYFYLKHRQETRGVGGLFFDYQDGQTQLYRGPDPKGPAANYSNQIGIPEPRSWEDLFAFVQECGRAFLPAYSPIVERRRSMEYGDRERNFQLYRRGRYVEFNLVYDRGTIFGLQTNGRTESILMSLPPLVRWEYGYQPEPQTPEAELYETFLKPQDWVNWIGV; encoded by the coding sequence ATGACTGTTTCTACAACTTCCAAAACACCTACATCCGCGCCTCTACTACCTGCTGACTCAAAAAGTAGGGTTAGTCAGTTTATGCAAGGCATACAAGACGAAATTTGTCAAGGCTTAGAAGCCCTTGATGGTATTGGCAAATTTAAAGAGGAATCCTGGGAACGCCCGGAAGGGGGTGGGGGACGTTCTCGCGTGATGACGCAAGGGGATGTTTTTGAACAAGGTGGGGTGAATTTTTCGGAGGTTTGGGGCGAAACTTTGCCGCCTTCGATTCTTCATCAGTACCCGGAATTGGCGGGTAAAGGTTTTTACGCGACTGGGACTTCGATGGTTTTGCACCCCCGCAATCCTTATATCCCGACTGTGCATTTAAATTATCGCTATTTTGAGGCGGGCCACGTCTGGTGGTTTGGAGGGGGTGCGGATTTGACTCCCTATTATCCTTTTGCTGAAGATGCAGCTCATTTTCATCAGACTTTGAAGGCGGCTTGCGATCGCCACCACCCTGAGTATTACCCCACATTTAAGCTGTGGTGTGACGAATATTTTTACCTCAAGCACCGCCAAGAAACGCGCGGTGTCGGCGGTCTATTTTTTGACTACCAAGACGGTCAAACCCAACTCTATCGCGGCCCAGACCCCAAAGGGCCTGCTGCTAACTACAGCAATCAAATTGGCATCCCAGAACCCCGCAGTTGGGAAGATTTGTTTGCCTTTGTACAGGAATGCGGACGCGCCTTTTTACCAGCTTATTCGCCCATTGTAGAGCGTCGGCGATCGATGGAATATGGCGATCGCGAGCGGAACTTCCAACTCTACCGCCGGGGCCGCTACGTCGAATTTAACCTCGTCTACGATAGAGGAACTATTTTCGGTCTACAAACCAACGGTCGCACCGAATCTATTCTCATGTCGTTACCTCCTTTGGTACGCTGGGAGTATGGCTATCAACCGGAACCTCAGACTCCAGAAGCTGAACTGTACGAGACATTCTTGAAACCCCAAGATTGGGTTAATTGGATAGGTGTGTAG
- a CDS encoding Mrp/NBP35 family ATP-binding protein yields the protein MSDRLDINSVLEILRPVQDPELGKSLVELNMIRNIKIDGGKVSFTLVLTTPACPLREFIVEDCQKAVKQLPGVEGVEVEVTAETPKQKGVPDRQGIEGVKNILAISSGKGGVGKSTIAVNVAVALAQLGAKVGLLDADIYGPNDPTMLGLAEAKVMVTKGPQGDILEPAFNYGVKLVSMAFLIDKDQPVIWRGPMLNGIIRQFLYQVQWGDLDYLIVDMPPGTGDAQLTMAQAVPMAGAVIVTTPQTVALLDSRKGLKMFQQLGVPVLGIVENMSYFIPPDMPDKQYDIFGSGGGEKTAAELGVPLLGRVPLEIPLREGGDGGVPIVVGQPDSASAKELKAIAQRIAGKVSVAALA from the coding sequence ATGTCCGATCGGCTCGATATTAACTCAGTCTTAGAAATCCTTCGACCCGTCCAAGACCCCGAACTCGGCAAAAGTTTGGTGGAATTGAATATGATTCGCAACATCAAAATCGACGGGGGCAAAGTTAGTTTTACCTTAGTGCTGACCACCCCTGCTTGCCCTCTACGAGAGTTTATTGTTGAAGACTGTCAAAAAGCCGTCAAGCAGTTACCTGGAGTTGAAGGCGTAGAGGTGGAAGTCACGGCAGAAACCCCTAAACAGAAAGGAGTACCCGATCGCCAAGGCATTGAAGGTGTTAAAAATATCTTAGCTATTTCTAGCGGTAAAGGCGGCGTTGGTAAGAGTACGATCGCAGTCAATGTCGCCGTAGCATTGGCTCAATTAGGCGCTAAAGTAGGCTTACTAGATGCTGATATCTACGGCCCTAACGACCCAACAATGTTGGGTCTGGCAGAGGCTAAAGTCATGGTCACGAAAGGCCCCCAAGGAGACATTCTCGAACCGGCATTTAACTACGGCGTAAAGCTGGTTTCAATGGCCTTTTTGATTGACAAAGACCAGCCCGTAATTTGGCGCGGCCCGATGTTAAATGGTATTATCCGCCAATTTCTCTACCAAGTGCAGTGGGGAGATTTAGACTATTTGATTGTCGATATGCCTCCGGGGACTGGCGATGCCCAACTAACTATGGCACAAGCGGTACCAATGGCCGGTGCAGTGATTGTGACTACGCCCCAGACTGTCGCCTTGCTGGATTCTCGCAAAGGGTTAAAGATGTTTCAGCAGTTAGGCGTGCCCGTATTGGGGATTGTAGAAAATATGAGTTATTTTATTCCCCCAGATATGCCAGATAAACAATACGATATTTTTGGGTCTGGTGGCGGCGAGAAAACTGCTGCTGAGTTAGGCGTACCCCTATTGGGGCGCGTACCCTTGGAAATTCCTTTGCGGGAGGGTGGTGATGGAGGCGTGCCCATTGTAGTCGGACAACCCGATTCAGCTTCGGCGAAGGAGTTGAAAGCGATCGCGCAGCGCATTGCTGGTAAAGTTTCTGTAGCTGCCCTTGCTTAG
- a CDS encoding NAD(P)H dehydrogenase subunit NdhS produces the protein MIFPGSAVRVKDIGEIYYDFQGQVQRVSDGKAAVLFEGGNWDKLITFRLSQLESVDATAGRAKGK, from the coding sequence ATGATTTTCCCCGGTTCAGCAGTTCGAGTTAAGGATATCGGCGAGATTTATTACGACTTTCAAGGACAAGTCCAGCGAGTCAGCGATGGCAAAGCTGCGGTACTTTTTGAAGGTGGAAATTGGGATAAGCTGATTACATTCCGGCTGTCGCAGTTAGAATCTGTGGATGCTACGGCTGGTCGTGCTAAAGGTAAATAA
- a CDS encoding HAS-barrel domain-containing protein gives MRLPLPQFTVEDRRRDHIGEVIETATTEFVAQCLEPDDLNFPPMPPFGCWVKAVDEESRNQIYGVIYHATTCPIDTVHRARALGLSLQDLREQQPQIFAMLKTEFRAAIVGFQGPEERYNGSVPKPGTIYQYIPPRPPQIHQAVYSCEPDEVIAFSEQLDFLRTLLEVSNAPVDALAAAAIREIYQLRKRDRAWLVQAGRSLSLVLKDDYDRLRVILSQLHP, from the coding sequence ATGCGTCTTCCCCTACCTCAATTTACTGTAGAAGATCGTCGCCGCGACCACATTGGTGAGGTTATTGAAACAGCTACTACAGAATTTGTGGCTCAATGTTTAGAGCCAGATGATTTAAACTTTCCGCCGATGCCACCTTTTGGATGTTGGGTGAAAGCTGTAGACGAAGAATCTAGAAATCAGATTTACGGCGTAATTTATCATGCCACAACTTGCCCCATTGATACAGTTCACAGGGCTAGAGCTTTGGGTTTATCTCTCCAAGATTTAAGGGAACAACAACCCCAGATTTTTGCAATGTTAAAAACGGAATTTCGAGCAGCAATTGTGGGATTCCAAGGGCCGGAAGAAAGGTATAATGGTTCTGTACCGAAGCCGGGAACTATTTATCAATATATCCCGCCGCGTCCACCACAAATTCACCAAGCTGTTTATAGTTGTGAACCGGATGAGGTGATTGCTTTTAGCGAACAGTTGGATTTTTTGCGGACGCTGCTTGAAGTTAGTAATGCACCTGTGGATGCGTTGGCGGCGGCGGCGATTCGGGAGATTTATCAACTACGAAAACGCGATCGAGCCTGGTTAGTGCAGGCCGGAAGAAGTTTGAGTCTTGTGCTTAAAGATGATTACGATCGGTTAAGAGTAATTTTGAGTCAATTGCATCCATAA